One genomic window of Glycine max cultivar Williams 82 chromosome 16, Glycine_max_v4.0, whole genome shotgun sequence includes the following:
- the LOC100799637 gene encoding triose phosphate/phosphate translocator, chloroplastic, with protein sequence MESRVRSCVGTLSSLPHLRKPPREVGAGPSLVTMKVVGSMANGGNLFWGRQLRPELCSQALKKEIVLLQPCLAAASSSVEEAKVAPVGFFKKYPALVTGLFFFTWYFLNVIFNILNKKIYNYFPYS encoded by the exons ATGGAGTCGCGAGTGCGGTCATGTGTCGGAACCTTGTCCTCCCTCCCTCACCTTCGCAAGCCACCGCGGGAGGTCGGTGCCGGCCCCTCCCTCGTAACTATGAAGGTCGTGGGCTCCATGGCGAATGGCGGGAACCTGTTTTGGGGGAGGCAGTTGCGCCCAGAGCTTTGCTCGCAGGCGCTGAAGAAGGAGATCGTCCTCCTCCAGCCATGCCTCGCTGCCGCCTCCTCGTCGGTCGAGG AAGCAAAGGTTGCTCCGGTTGGGTTTTTCAAGAAGTATCCGGCTCTGGTGACAGGACTCTTCTTCTTCACGTG GTACTTCTTGAACGTGATTTTCAACATCCTTAACAAGAAGATCTACAATTACTTCCCCTATTCATAG